A genome region from Rhizobium sp. NXC14 includes the following:
- a CDS encoding acyl-CoA dehydrogenase family protein yields the protein MSQSNVVFAVSRNPTREDLFARAEEISADLSRRAADLDRDGRPPLAEIVKLKNAGLLNALHPTEIGGGGLDWVDSLKLVRILARGESSIGQLLGYHYVNSQYIYWALDPARAHALGSETVARNLYWGAAVNPRDPGLVLTRRGNGYVLNGRKSFSTAARVSDYINANAALDDKIAGFAVPTNRPGYVANDDWDNIGQRLSDSGSVEFRDFPVYEEDFVGAPAAPDATAPVLSTFNTPFIQLVFVNFYLGTAEGALQAAVDYVRTTTRPWITSGVERAADDPYILERVGEFTAALKASAALADSAAAAVQAGLARGLKVTERERGEAAAEAYAAKVHATHVSLDITSRVFELTGARSTADKYRFDRFWRNVRTHTLHDPVFYKAKEVGEFVLNDKIPEVSLYS from the coding sequence ATGAGCCAGTCCAATGTCGTCTTCGCGGTGAGCCGCAACCCGACGCGAGAAGACCTCTTTGCCCGTGCCGAGGAGATTTCGGCCGACCTTTCCCGCCGCGCCGCAGACCTCGATCGCGACGGTCGTCCGCCGCTCGCCGAGATCGTCAAGCTGAAGAATGCCGGGCTGCTGAATGCGCTGCATCCTACCGAGATCGGTGGCGGCGGCCTCGACTGGGTCGACAGTCTGAAGCTGGTGCGCATCCTCGCCCGGGGCGAGAGCTCGATCGGCCAACTGCTCGGCTACCATTATGTCAACAGCCAGTACATTTACTGGGCGCTCGATCCGGCGCGTGCCCATGCACTCGGCAGCGAAACCGTCGCCAGGAACCTCTACTGGGGCGCCGCCGTCAACCCGCGCGATCCCGGTCTGGTGCTTACCCGCCGCGGCAACGGCTACGTGCTGAACGGACGCAAGTCCTTCTCCACGGCGGCGCGCGTCTCCGACTACATCAACGCCAATGCGGCGCTCGACGACAAGATCGCCGGCTTTGCCGTGCCGACCAATCGGCCGGGCTATGTCGCCAATGACGACTGGGACAATATCGGCCAGCGTCTCTCCGATAGCGGCAGCGTCGAATTCCGTGACTTCCCCGTCTACGAGGAGGATTTCGTTGGCGCCCCCGCCGCACCTGATGCAACCGCGCCGGTGCTTTCAACCTTCAACACGCCCTTCATCCAGCTGGTTTTCGTCAACTTCTATCTCGGCACCGCCGAAGGCGCGCTGCAGGCGGCGGTGGATTATGTGCGCACCACCACCCGGCCGTGGATCACCTCGGGCGTAGAGCGGGCGGCCGACGATCCCTATATCCTCGAACGTGTCGGCGAATTCACCGCGGCGCTCAAGGCCTCGGCAGCGCTTGCCGACAGCGCGGCCGCTGCGGTGCAGGCTGGCCTTGCCCGTGGCCTGAAGGTGACTGAACGCGAGCGCGGCGAAGCGGCGGCCGAAGCCTATGCCGCCAAGGTTCACGCCACCCATGTCTCGCTCGACATCACCTCGCGCGTCTTCGAGCTGACCGGTGCACGCTCGACGGCCGACAAATACCGCTTCGACCGATTCTGGCGGAATGTCCGCACCCATACGCTGCACGATCCCGTCTTCTACAAGGCCAAGGAAGTCGGCGAATTCGTGCTGAACGATAAGATACCGGAGGTCAGCCTCTACAGCTGA
- a CDS encoding SfnB family sulfur acquisition oxidoreductase: MNSVLRQADQIRPVAARIGSDEEAIATARKLAALFAARAAERDADRILPFAELDLLAQSGLLAITVPAQFGGLDVSNAVLAEITAILSEADGSIGQIPQNHFYILEALRTDGSEEQQRYFFGRVLAGDRFGNALSERGTKTVGHYNTRITRDGPGYRINGRKFYSTGVLFADWITVFALDPEDRLTMAFVPKGTEGVEIVDDWDGFGQRTTGSGTTILDNVYVNADSVVFHHRGFERPTTIGSVGQIIHAGVDLGIARAAFAATLDFVRTKSRPWMDSGLDRASDDPHTIAKVGQIAIRLEAATALVERAGHKVDAAQVETTEEKVVEATLAVAAAKVLTTEVALEASNTLFELAGTSSVQIGLNLDRHWRNARTHTLHDPVRWKYHVVGNYHLNGVRPPKNGAL; the protein is encoded by the coding sequence ATGAACAGCGTGCTGAGGCAAGCAGACCAGATTCGGCCAGTGGCCGCACGTATCGGCAGCGACGAGGAGGCGATCGCCACCGCGCGGAAGCTGGCTGCGCTATTTGCGGCGCGCGCCGCCGAACGTGACGCCGACCGGATCCTGCCTTTCGCCGAGCTTGATCTCCTCGCCCAGTCCGGACTCCTCGCGATCACCGTGCCCGCGCAATTCGGCGGGCTCGACGTTTCCAACGCCGTGCTTGCCGAGATCACTGCGATCCTGTCGGAGGCCGACGGTTCGATCGGCCAGATCCCGCAGAATCATTTCTATATTCTCGAGGCGCTGCGAACCGATGGCAGCGAGGAGCAGCAGCGCTATTTCTTCGGCCGCGTACTGGCCGGTGATCGCTTCGGCAATGCGCTTTCCGAGCGCGGCACCAAGACCGTCGGCCACTACAACACGCGCATCACCCGCGACGGGCCCGGCTACCGGATCAATGGCCGCAAATTCTATTCGACCGGTGTCCTCTTCGCCGACTGGATCACCGTCTTCGCGCTTGATCCGGAAGACCGGCTGACCATGGCTTTCGTGCCGAAGGGCACCGAAGGCGTTGAAATCGTCGACGACTGGGACGGCTTCGGCCAGCGCACCACCGGCAGCGGCACGACGATCCTCGACAATGTCTATGTCAACGCCGATTCCGTGGTTTTCCATCACAGGGGCTTCGAGCGGCCGACGACGATCGGCTCGGTGGGGCAGATCATCCACGCGGGTGTGGATCTCGGCATCGCGCGGGCAGCCTTCGCCGCAACACTGGATTTCGTCAGGACGAAATCGCGCCCCTGGATGGATAGCGGCCTCGATCGCGCCTCAGACGATCCCCATACGATCGCCAAGGTGGGGCAGATTGCCATCCGGCTGGAGGCGGCGACGGCACTGGTGGAACGTGCCGGTCACAAGGTTGACGCCGCGCAGGTCGAGACGACGGAGGAAAAGGTGGTCGAGGCGACACTTGCCGTTGCCGCCGCCAAGGTGCTGACGACCGAGGTGGCGCTCGAGGCTTCCAACACGCTCTTCGAACTTGCCGGCACCTCGTCGGTGCAGATCGGCCTCAATCTCGACCGTCATTGGCGCAATGCCCGCACCCATACGCTGCACGATCCCGTGCGGTGGAAGTACCATGTCGTCGGCAACTATCACCTGAACGGCGTCAGGCCGCCAAAGAACGGCGCTCTCTGA